A genomic region of Pseudomonas abietaniphila contains the following coding sequences:
- a CDS encoding sensor histidine kinase KdpD — protein MNTNSRADALLANLPRDDRGRLKVFLGAAPGVGKTFAMLQAAHTQMRQGVSLLVGVVETHGRAETEALLGGLPQLPMLRSEYRGVMLEEMDLDGLLRAKPKLVLVDELAHSNAPGSRHAKRWQDIQELLSAGIDVYTTVNVQHLESLNDQVRGITGVQVRETLPDWVLQEAYELVLIDLPPRELLERLRDGKVYVPEQARAAIDAFFTQTNLTALRELAMQTAAAQVDNDLALGYRQLGQSAPAVRGRLLVGVDGDAQAERLVRHASRVAQRRHLPWSLVHVDNGRFFDELARTRLQNAQQLAERLGGEVVVLRAPEVAKTLIQHAAERRASLVLVGQSRPLLRRRVFGGGLAARLLRNAHGLEINVLDSEARADQPRSSTPRALQWFDYLLAVVATVGASALAWAVSSVLALPNISLVFLAAVLLVAVRSSVGPAMVCSVLSFLAYDFLFIPPNFSLSIQREEDVLTLLFFLMMAALTGNLAARQRRQLQALRDTQQETSELLDLSKRLTAATDRQAVLSAAEQHLAGWKELQVCVLDSDKQQGWKVEAGGSVEFSEFERAAADWAWQHGQPAGRGTGTLPSGDWWWLPLWVDDAPLALLGVKPKEGEAFSPQRRRLLTALSQPLGQALARARLAEDLEAARLHGETEQLRSALLASVSHDLRTPLTAMRGSIDSLLALGEAIPLEDRRELLEGTRDEAERLDRYIQNLLDMTRLGHGALKLARDWVSPGDIVGSTLNRLRAVLSPLQVSTDLPADLPLLYVHAALIEQALINVVENAARFSPAHGRLQMQVSATHDELIFAVSDEGPGIPEAERAKIFDMFYTAARGDRGGQGTGLGLAICQGMVGAHGGRISVGDGIEGRGTCISLHLPLQAQPQAEMEQAV, from the coding sequence GTGAACACAAACAGCCGTGCTGACGCCTTGCTGGCCAATCTGCCCAGGGATGACCGTGGGCGGCTGAAGGTGTTTCTCGGCGCCGCGCCCGGCGTGGGCAAGACCTTCGCCATGCTTCAGGCGGCGCACACCCAAATGCGTCAGGGCGTTTCGTTGCTGGTCGGCGTTGTCGAGACCCACGGCCGCGCCGAAACCGAAGCCTTGCTGGGCGGCCTGCCGCAATTGCCGATGCTGCGCTCCGAATACCGGGGCGTGATGCTCGAAGAAATGGACCTCGACGGTTTGCTGCGCGCCAAACCGAAGCTGGTACTGGTCGACGAACTCGCCCACAGCAACGCACCGGGCAGCCGTCACGCCAAACGCTGGCAGGATATTCAGGAACTGCTCTCAGCCGGTATCGACGTCTACACCACGGTCAATGTTCAGCACCTGGAAAGCCTTAACGATCAGGTGCGCGGCATCACCGGTGTGCAGGTGCGCGAAACCTTGCCGGACTGGGTGCTGCAGGAAGCCTACGAACTGGTGCTGATCGACCTGCCGCCCCGCGAGCTGCTGGAGCGGCTGCGCGACGGCAAGGTCTACGTGCCGGAACAGGCGAGGGCGGCCATCGATGCATTTTTTACCCAGACCAACCTGACCGCGCTGCGCGAACTGGCCATGCAAACCGCCGCCGCACAGGTGGATAACGATCTGGCGCTGGGGTATCGGCAGTTGGGCCAGTCCGCGCCCGCGGTGCGCGGCCGGCTGCTGGTCGGTGTGGATGGCGACGCGCAGGCTGAACGGCTCGTGCGTCATGCCAGTCGCGTGGCACAGCGCAGGCACCTGCCGTGGAGCCTGGTGCACGTTGACAATGGCCGGTTTTTCGATGAACTGGCGCGCACGCGTTTGCAGAATGCGCAGCAACTGGCGGAACGGCTTGGCGGGGAAGTGGTGGTGCTGCGCGCCCCGGAAGTCGCGAAAACCCTGATTCAGCACGCCGCCGAACGTCGCGCCAGCCTGGTGCTGGTGGGGCAGTCACGGCCTTTGCTGCGTCGTCGGGTGTTCGGCGGCGGGCTGGCGGCACGTTTACTGCGCAACGCCCACGGCCTGGAGATCAACGTGCTGGACAGCGAGGCCCGTGCCGACCAGCCACGCTCGTCCACGCCCCGTGCGCTGCAATGGTTCGATTACCTGCTGGCGGTGGTGGCAACGGTCGGTGCCAGTGCCCTGGCGTGGGCGGTGTCCAGCGTGCTGGCGTTGCCCAACATCTCACTGGTGTTTCTGGCGGCGGTGTTGTTGGTGGCGGTGCGCAGCAGCGTCGGGCCCGCGATGGTCTGCTCGGTGCTGTCGTTTCTGGCGTATGACTTTCTGTTCATTCCGCCGAATTTCTCCCTGAGCATTCAGCGCGAGGAAGACGTGCTGACCTTGCTGTTTTTCCTGATGATGGCCGCGTTGACGGGCAATCTCGCCGCGCGCCAGCGTCGACAATTGCAGGCGTTGCGCGATACCCAGCAAGAAACCAGCGAACTGCTCGACCTGTCCAAACGACTGACCGCCGCAACAGATCGCCAGGCGGTGCTCAGCGCTGCCGAACAGCATCTGGCGGGCTGGAAAGAGTTACAGGTCTGCGTGCTCGACAGTGACAAGCAGCAGGGCTGGAAGGTTGAAGCAGGCGGCTCGGTCGAATTCTCCGAATTTGAGCGCGCGGCGGCAGACTGGGCCTGGCAGCACGGCCAACCTGCGGGCAGGGGTACCGGGACATTGCCGTCGGGCGATTGGTGGTGGCTGCCGCTGTGGGTCGACGATGCGCCGCTGGCGCTATTGGGCGTCAAACCGAAAGAAGGCGAGGCGTTCAGTCCCCAGCGTCGGCGGCTGTTGACGGCGTTGAGCCAACCACTGGGACAGGCGCTGGCCCGCGCACGACTCGCCGAAGACCTGGAAGCGGCGCGTCTGCATGGGGAAACCGAGCAACTGCGCAGTGCATTGCTGGCCTCGGTGTCTCACGACCTGCGCACGCCGTTGACGGCCATGCGCGGCAGCATCGACAGCCTGTTGGCGTTGGGCGAGGCCATTCCGCTGGAGGATCGCCGAGAACTGCTGGAAGGTACGCGCGATGAGGCCGAGCGCCTGGACCGTTACATCCAGAACTTGCTGGACATGACTCGACTCGGCCACGGCGCATTGAAGCTGGCGCGCGACTGGGTGTCGCCGGGGGACATCGTCGGCAGCACCTTGAACCGGCTGCGTGCGGTACTGTCGCCGTTGCAGGTCAGCACCGATCTGCCCGCGGACCTGCCGTTGCTGTACGTTCATGCCGCGCTGATCGAGCAGGCGCTGATCAATGTGGTGGAAAACGCCGCGCGTTTTTCGCCGGCTCACGGCCGTTTGCAGATGCAGGTGAGCGCAACCCACGATGAACTGATCTTTGCCGTCAGCGACGAAGGCCCGGGCATACCGGAGGCCGAGCGGGCGAAGATCTTCGACATGTTTTACACCGCTGCGCGCGGTGACCGGGGCGGACAGGGCACAGGGCTCGGGCTTGCGATCTGTCAGGGCATGGTCGGGGCGCACGGTGGGCGTATCAGCGTGGGTGACGGCATCGAAGGCAGGGGCACGTGCATCAGCCTGCATCTGCCGTTGCAGGCACAGCCTCAGGCAGAAATGGAGCAAGCAGTTTGA
- a CDS encoding response regulator produces the protein MNQAATILVIDDEPQIRKFLRISLSSQGYKVLEAGTGTEGLSQAALNKPDLLVLDLGLPDMDGQDVLAQFREWSAVPVLVLSVRASEGEKVRALDSGANDYVTKPFGIQEFLARIRALLRQAPETGQVESALVIGPLTVDLAYRRVMLDAVEVALTRKEYAVLAQLARHPGRVITQQQLLKDIWGPTHVDDTHYLRIVVGHLRQKLADDPAAPRFIVTEAGVGYRLVES, from the coding sequence ATGAACCAGGCGGCAACCATTCTGGTGATCGATGACGAGCCGCAGATTCGCAAGTTTCTGCGCATCAGCCTGTCGTCACAAGGCTACAAGGTCCTGGAGGCCGGCACAGGGACGGAAGGGCTGAGCCAGGCGGCGCTGAACAAGCCTGATCTGCTGGTGCTTGACCTTGGCTTGCCCGACATGGACGGTCAGGACGTCCTGGCGCAGTTTCGCGAGTGGTCGGCGGTCCCTGTGCTGGTGCTGTCGGTCCGAGCCAGCGAAGGTGAAAAGGTGCGCGCACTGGATTCCGGCGCCAACGACTACGTGACCAAGCCGTTCGGTATTCAGGAGTTTCTCGCGCGGATTCGGGCCTTGCTGCGTCAGGCACCGGAGACGGGGCAGGTGGAGTCGGCGTTGGTGATCGGTCCGTTGACCGTCGATCTGGCGTATCGACGCGTCATGCTGGACGCCGTCGAGGTTGCCCTCACGCGCAAGGAGTACGCGGTGCTGGCGCAGCTGGCGCGGCATCCGGGGCGGGTCATCACCCAGCAGCAACTGCTCAAGGACATCTGGGGGCCGACCCATGTCGATGACACCCACTACTTGCGCATCGTGGTCGGGCATCTGCGTCAGAAACTTGCGGATGACCCTGCCGCACCCCGGTTTATCGTGACCGAGGCGGGGGTGGGGTATCGGTTGGTGGAGAGCTGA
- a CDS encoding patatin-like phospholipase family protein, translated as MKKRIALVLGSGGARGYAHIGVIEELERRGYDIACIAGCSMGAVIGGIYAAGKLPEYKAWIESLDYLDVLRLVDVSFRLGAIRGEKVFGQIREIVGEINIEDLRIPYTAVATDLTNQQEIWFQEGNLHSAMRASAAIPSLFTPVVQGNRTLVDGGLLNPLPIVPVVSSHCDLIVAVNLNSTNQKQYQLPVIERPPAVKKRFDSLISSIGSHLPFRRKMDVAGDDVLRLEQDSLKATAATLPSNPWLGGSDPESADPQGQQPAAAPQAAGAPKSASGSIIVDNVGPASLLDLINQSFEVMQTSLAQYKIAGYPPDILINVPKRVCRFFEFYKAPELIALGREIARDTLDRYEREH; from the coding sequence ATGAAAAAAAGAATTGCGCTGGTCTTGGGTTCCGGGGGTGCCAGGGGATATGCGCACATTGGGGTCATCGAAGAGTTGGAACGCCGGGGTTATGACATTGCCTGCATCGCTGGCTGCTCGATGGGCGCAGTGATTGGCGGGATCTACGCCGCAGGAAAACTGCCCGAATACAAAGCCTGGATCGAGAGCCTGGATTATCTGGATGTGTTGCGCCTGGTGGACGTCAGCTTTCGGCTTGGGGCCATTCGTGGGGAGAAAGTCTTCGGGCAGATTCGCGAGATCGTCGGTGAGATCAATATCGAGGACCTGCGCATTCCCTACACCGCCGTGGCCACCGACCTGACCAACCAACAGGAAATCTGGTTCCAGGAAGGCAACCTGCACTCGGCCATGCGCGCCTCGGCCGCGATTCCCAGCCTGTTCACGCCGGTGGTTCAGGGCAACCGCACCCTGGTGGACGGCGGTCTGCTCAACCCGTTGCCGATCGTGCCGGTGGTGTCCAGCCACTGCGACCTGATCGTGGCCGTCAACCTCAACTCGACCAACCAGAAGCAGTACCAGTTGCCCGTGATCGAGCGCCCGCCTGCCGTGAAAAAGCGCTTCGACAGCCTGATCAGCTCCATCGGTTCGCACTTGCCGTTTCGTCGCAAAATGGACGTGGCGGGCGATGATGTCTTGCGACTCGAACAGGACAGCCTCAAGGCGACCGCCGCCACCTTGCCGTCCAATCCCTGGCTGGGTGGCAGCGACCCGGAATCCGCCGACCCGCAGGGTCAGCAACCGGCGGCAGCACCCCAGGCGGCGGGTGCGCCAAAGTCTGCCAGTGGATCGATCATCGTCGACAACGTGGGCCCCGCATCCCTGCTGGACCTGATCAACCAGAGTTTCGAGGTGATGCAGACGTCATTGGCGCAGTACAAGATCGCCGGTTACCCGCCGGACATCCTGATCAACGTCCCCAAGCGCGTGTGCCGCTTCTTCGAATTCTACAAAGCACCGGAGCTCATCGCCCTCGGCCGCGAAATCGCGCGCGACACGCTGGATCGCTATGAGCGGGAGCATTGA
- a CDS encoding tautomerase family protein: protein MPLVRIDVAAQTSSDTVTAIGDVIYEAMLSTANVPEHDKFQIVHRHASEELVYPAAGYLGVTYTPNIVFIQITWNEGRSIDVKKAFYKAVAQGIHDRTGLRQEDIWINLVEVKRENWSFGNGDMQYAPKD from the coding sequence ATGCCCTTGGTCAGAATCGACGTTGCTGCTCAAACCTCTTCCGACACCGTTACGGCGATTGGCGATGTCATCTACGAAGCGATGCTCAGCACGGCCAATGTGCCTGAACACGACAAGTTCCAGATCGTCCATCGCCATGCTTCGGAAGAACTGGTTTACCCGGCGGCGGGGTATCTGGGCGTGACGTACACCCCAAACATCGTGTTCATCCAGATTACCTGGAACGAGGGGCGAAGCATCGACGTCAAGAAAGCGTTCTACAAGGCCGTGGCGCAGGGGATTCACGACCGGACCGGGCTACGACAGGAAGACATCTGGATCAACCTGGTCGAGGTCAAACGCGAAAACTGGTCGTTCGGCAACGGCGACATGCAGTACGCCCCGAAGGACTGA
- a CDS encoding AAA family ATPase, translating to MGRKLDACLNAINEVVLGKEPQVRLAMTCLLGGGHLLIEDLPGMGKTTLSHTLARVLGLSFQRIQFTSDLLPGDILGTSIFDRETGQFTFHPGPIFAELVLADEINRATPKSQSALLEAMEEGQVTIEGATRLLPDPFFVIATQNPFSQGGTFALPESQLDRFLMRLSLGYPARSAEKALLLGESRRELLPRIEPILDHTELAALQEEVRRVRASDALVDYVLRLVDATRSQPQFAYGLSPRASLAILSAARAWALLVGRDYVIPEDVQAILPAVIGHRLRERSDPTGHGGGALVQWLLREVPVL from the coding sequence ATGGGCAGAAAACTGGATGCTTGTCTAAACGCGATCAATGAAGTGGTGCTGGGCAAGGAGCCCCAGGTTCGTCTGGCCATGACGTGTCTGCTGGGCGGCGGCCATCTGTTGATCGAAGATTTGCCCGGCATGGGCAAAACCACGCTCAGTCACACGCTGGCGCGGGTATTGGGGTTGAGTTTTCAGCGCATTCAGTTCACTTCCGACCTGCTGCCGGGGGATATTCTCGGCACCTCGATCTTTGACCGGGAAACCGGCCAGTTCACCTTTCATCCCGGACCGATCTTCGCCGAACTGGTGCTGGCCGACGAGATCAACCGGGCGACACCGAAAAGCCAGAGCGCCCTGCTCGAAGCGATGGAGGAGGGTCAGGTGACCATCGAGGGTGCAACCCGTCTGTTGCCGGATCCCTTTTTTGTCATCGCCACGCAAAACCCGTTCAGCCAGGGTGGCACGTTTGCTTTACCCGAGTCGCAACTGGACCGGTTTCTGATGCGCTTGTCACTGGGCTATCCGGCGCGCTCGGCGGAAAAGGCCTTGCTGTTGGGCGAATCGCGACGCGAGTTATTACCGCGCATCGAGCCGATTCTCGACCACACTGAACTGGCCGCCCTGCAGGAAGAGGTGCGTCGGGTCCGGGCGAGCGATGCACTGGTGGATTACGTGCTGCGGTTGGTGGATGCGACGCGCAGCCAACCGCAATTTGCCTACGGATTGTCGCCTAGGGCGAGCCTGGCGATTCTGTCCGCTGCGCGGGCGTGGGCGCTGTTGGTCGGGCGTGATTACGTGATACCTGAAGACGTTCAGGCGATTTTGCCGGCGGTGATTGGCCATCGCCTGCGCGAGCGTTCCGATCCGACCGGGCACGGCGGCGGAGCGTTGGTTCAATGGCTGCTGCGTGAGGTGCCGGTGCTTTGA